One genomic window of Nocardioides daphniae includes the following:
- a CDS encoding DUF6112 family protein: MQFTVSSFAAHAVTVLPHEVTISPNSNGLPGISQLRSIVGASMTVGLILAVLALIISAVVWALGANSSNPHLAGRGKVGVLVGLGAAVVTGASVALVNFFWNVGQQV, encoded by the coding sequence ATGCAATTCACCGTCTCGAGCTTCGCCGCACACGCGGTGACCGTGCTTCCCCACGAGGTCACCATCAGCCCGAACTCCAACGGGCTTCCCGGCATCAGCCAGCTGCGCTCGATCGTCGGGGCATCCATGACCGTCGGGTTAATCCTCGCGGTCCTCGCGCTGATCATCTCCGCGGTCGTGTGGGCCCTCGGTGCCAACTCCTCCAACCCGCACCTGGCGGGCCGTGGGAAGGTCGGCGTCCTCGTCGGTCTGGGGGCCGCCGTCGTCACCGGGGCGTCGGTGGCGCTCGTCAACTTCTTCTGGAACGTGGGCCAGCAGGTCTGA
- a CDS encoding ParB/RepB/Spo0J family partition protein, whose translation MSEHDGHIELERSVNSIRVGARHRHHPDEGVESLMASIKNLGLLQPITITPDGVLVCGARRLAAIKQLGWRTVKVWVRSGISDDLSRLLAQQDENTERKELTPREQAALFTELRRLMSEDAARRQEASRFGANTTVTDGAEPGDAGGVPGAAESAAPRGHLTSRHQAALEVTGKASYSLLEQISKIERVAADRSLPETLRRLAEAELEAIDDGAAVNPAYQRLLAAHDLLAVGNARPGPSTPTEKDQLDNKAADTFVPHSQKRARIARGPGTSRRSLRAFVLTWSDLDGWSRFYDPREIAAQLSAENWQMFERVLAETITFADEVRTLRAARVSA comes from the coding sequence ATGTCTGAACACGACGGTCACATCGAGCTGGAGCGCAGCGTCAACTCCATCCGCGTCGGGGCCCGCCACCGCCACCACCCCGACGAAGGGGTCGAGTCCTTGATGGCGTCGATCAAGAACCTCGGCCTGCTGCAGCCGATCACCATCACGCCTGATGGAGTCCTGGTCTGCGGAGCCCGTCGATTGGCGGCGATCAAGCAGTTGGGGTGGCGCACCGTAAAGGTGTGGGTGCGCTCGGGGATCTCCGACGACCTGTCGCGGCTGCTGGCCCAGCAGGACGAGAACACCGAACGCAAGGAACTCACCCCCCGGGAACAGGCCGCCCTCTTCACGGAGCTGCGGCGACTGATGAGCGAGGACGCGGCACGCCGCCAGGAGGCTTCGCGTTTCGGCGCCAACACCACGGTCACCGACGGCGCGGAGCCCGGCGACGCAGGCGGGGTCCCCGGTGCTGCCGAATCGGCAGCACCGCGCGGACACCTCACCAGTCGCCACCAAGCCGCACTGGAGGTCACGGGGAAGGCTTCGTACTCGTTGCTGGAGCAGATCTCCAAGATCGAGCGGGTCGCCGCCGACCGGTCCTTGCCGGAAACGTTGCGACGCCTCGCCGAGGCCGAGCTCGAAGCCATCGACGACGGGGCGGCCGTGAACCCGGCCTACCAGCGGCTGCTGGCGGCCCACGACCTCCTCGCCGTCGGCAACGCCCGGCCCGGGCCTTCCACTCCAACGGAGAAGGATCAGCTCGACAACAAGGCGGCCGACACGTTCGTTCCTCACAGCCAAAAGCGCGCCAGGATCGCCCGTGGCCCTGGGACGTCGAGGCGGTCTCTGCGGGCCTTCGTGTTGACCTGGAGCGATCTCGACGGCTGGTCGCGGTTCTACGACCCGCGCGAGATCGCTGCCCAGCTCTCCGCCGAGAACTGGCAGATGTTCGAACGCGTCCTCGCCGAGACCATCACGTTCGCCGACGAGGTCCGGACTCTGCGCGCTGCCCGCGTCTCCGCATGA
- a CDS encoding M23 family metallopeptidase: MLKVVFTGLLALLFGPAILLISMGTVLNPAAQANCLPSAAASGTDASDAASVPESARVVFPLPAGTWVRTSGYGIRVHPITGERKLHSGVDFAATVGTPIVAAADGRVVFAGPATGYGHWIVIEHTVAGRRVATGYAHMYASGLHVAAGETVTAGQHIADVGSDGYSTGAHLHFEVRPGGAGADPADPEPWLAAQGADAAAVDVEAVAAGCASPTAGPAAPFPGQDPGAMVDDPTSDGRITARTAHVLAQVRTRFPASSWACWSLRSGPSEHPLGRACDGTFGNAIGIPATGRSLDLGWRVTNWLKTNASDLGVEYLIWQGRIWSLARDGEGWRSYNGGGMHDPGNVTGGHYDHLHFTVAV; the protein is encoded by the coding sequence ATGCTGAAGGTCGTGTTCACCGGGCTTCTTGCCCTGCTCTTCGGTCCCGCGATCCTCCTGATCTCGATGGGGACGGTGCTCAACCCTGCGGCGCAGGCCAACTGCCTGCCCTCGGCCGCCGCCTCTGGCACGGACGCAAGTGACGCGGCGAGTGTTCCGGAGTCCGCCCGGGTGGTGTTTCCCCTTCCCGCGGGTACGTGGGTGCGCACCAGCGGCTACGGCATCCGGGTGCACCCGATCACGGGGGAACGGAAGCTGCACAGCGGTGTGGACTTCGCCGCCACCGTCGGGACCCCCATCGTGGCGGCAGCCGATGGGCGAGTCGTATTCGCCGGCCCCGCCACCGGATACGGGCACTGGATCGTCATCGAGCACACCGTCGCCGGGAGGCGCGTGGCCACGGGGTATGCCCACATGTACGCCTCCGGCCTGCACGTCGCGGCGGGTGAGACCGTCACCGCCGGCCAGCACATCGCGGACGTCGGCAGCGACGGCTACTCCACCGGCGCCCACCTCCACTTCGAGGTTCGCCCCGGCGGCGCGGGCGCAGACCCAGCTGACCCGGAGCCGTGGCTCGCCGCCCAAGGTGCAGACGCCGCGGCCGTCGATGTCGAGGCAGTGGCCGCGGGGTGCGCGTCGCCGACTGCGGGTCCGGCGGCACCGTTTCCCGGCCAGGATCCCGGCGCCATGGTTGACGACCCCACCAGCGACGGGCGCATCACCGCCCGTACCGCCCACGTGCTGGCCCAAGTCCGCACCCGCTTTCCTGCCTCGTCGTGGGCGTGCTGGTCGCTACGTTCGGGACCGTCCGAACATCCGCTGGGTCGTGCCTGCGACGGCACCTTCGGCAACGCCATCGGGATTCCGGCCACCGGACGTTCCCTGGACCTGGGGTGGAGGGTGACCAACTGGTTGAAGACCAACGCTTCCGACCTCGGGGTGGAGTACCTGATCTGGCAAGGCCGGATCTGGTCTCTGGCCCGCGACGGCGAGGGCTGGCGGTCCTACAACGGCGGCGGGATGCACGACCCCGGCAACGTCACCGGCGGGCACTACGACCACCTGCACTTCACGGTCGCCGTCTGA
- a CDS encoding bifunctional DNA primase/polymerase, which produces MEHTAQRRPAISRWDPMLPVQLSEAPDLVTASTMLASRDIPVFPCVAGGKQPLTRHGFHDASADLATVHEWWSRWPDANIGMPTGIASGVDVVDIDVHAGGNGFDSFERARGEGLAEGWAWLVRTPSGGVHASYLRDTSADAAATSLTEQRSWQAPSRHIDFRGDGGYVVVPPSRTTAGADEAGRYRLLAVSQHPISPVDAAALRAFLEPPRADLPSPAAAQLLTRPDRLAAQVERLQQGERNRGLFWAACRMVEDGHAFDATADALGPAGRTIGLEDREILATIRSAYRSTSPRPTSATRTSRLSEVVAL; this is translated from the coding sequence ATGGAGCACACAGCACAGCGGCGGCCCGCGATCTCGCGGTGGGATCCGATGCTGCCAGTCCAGTTGTCCGAGGCACCTGACCTCGTCACCGCGTCCACGATGCTCGCGTCGCGCGACATCCCCGTCTTCCCGTGCGTGGCTGGCGGCAAGCAGCCGCTGACCAGGCACGGGTTCCACGATGCGAGCGCCGACCTCGCCACGGTGCACGAGTGGTGGAGTCGGTGGCCGGACGCGAACATCGGCATGCCGACAGGGATCGCGTCGGGGGTCGACGTGGTCGACATCGACGTCCACGCAGGCGGCAATGGGTTCGACTCATTTGAACGGGCCCGCGGGGAGGGCCTGGCCGAGGGATGGGCCTGGCTCGTGCGCACCCCATCCGGTGGCGTGCACGCCTCCTACCTGCGGGACACCTCCGCCGACGCTGCCGCCACATCGCTGACCGAGCAACGCTCCTGGCAGGCACCCTCACGGCACATCGACTTCCGCGGCGACGGCGGCTACGTGGTGGTCCCGCCCTCCCGGACGACGGCCGGCGCCGACGAGGCGGGGAGGTACCGGCTGCTCGCTGTCTCCCAGCATCCGATCTCGCCGGTGGACGCTGCAGCACTGAGGGCGTTCCTCGAGCCACCTCGGGCGGATCTCCCGTCCCCTGCAGCGGCGCAACTCCTGACGCGGCCGGACCGTCTGGCGGCGCAGGTCGAGCGGCTGCAGCAGGGCGAACGCAACCGCGGATTGTTCTGGGCTGCCTGCCGTATGGTCGAGGACGGTCACGCGTTCGACGCGACCGCCGACGCCTTGGGCCCCGCCGGACGCACCATTGGTCTGGAGGACCGCGAGATCCTCGCCACGATCCGATCGGCCTACCGCAGCACCTCACCCCGACCCACCTCTGCCACGAGGACGTCGCGGCTGTCTGAGGTGGTGGCGTTGTGA
- a CDS encoding cell wall protein: protein MPTLSPLRSPTRRLLAIALAISAAATTLIAYAVWRGASGPSGSPSPPRSDQTIPLLVEAPAARTPQQLRSLSRTDDPQAFVREVALALFGFDTTTVITRADHLAQLVEVADPTGESAPGLVSDLDNYLPTPQAWTQLAQYETRQWLAIDSITTPSKWSEALAQAGDELLPGTTALTVRGVRHREGVWEGEHVASDHEVAFTVFIVCAPAYPQCHLLRLSLLDRPLE, encoded by the coding sequence ATGCCCACTCTCTCTCCCCTTCGCTCCCCCACCCGCCGACTGCTGGCCATCGCCCTGGCCATCTCCGCGGCCGCAACGACGTTGATCGCGTACGCCGTGTGGCGCGGCGCGTCCGGGCCTTCGGGGTCGCCGTCCCCTCCCCGCTCCGACCAGACGATCCCGCTCCTTGTCGAGGCGCCGGCCGCGCGTACGCCCCAGCAACTTCGCTCCTTGAGCCGCACGGATGACCCCCAGGCTTTCGTCCGGGAGGTCGCGTTGGCCCTGTTCGGCTTCGACACCACCACGGTGATCACCCGCGCCGACCACCTCGCTCAGCTCGTGGAGGTGGCGGACCCGACCGGGGAGTCCGCCCCCGGCCTCGTCTCGGACCTCGACAACTACCTCCCCACCCCGCAGGCGTGGACGCAACTGGCGCAGTACGAAACCCGGCAGTGGCTCGCGATCGACTCGATCACCACACCGTCAAAGTGGTCAGAGGCCCTGGCGCAGGCCGGCGACGAACTGCTGCCCGGTACGACCGCGCTCACCGTGCGCGGTGTCCGTCATCGCGAGGGCGTCTGGGAAGGCGAGCACGTCGCCTCCGACCACGAGGTGGCGTTCACGGTGTTCATTGTCTGCGCCCCGGCCTACCCCCAGTGCCACCTGCTGCGGTTGTCCCTGCTCGACCGGCCGCTCGAGTAG